A single genomic interval of Selenobaculum gibii harbors:
- a CDS encoding type IV pilus modification PilV family protein: MQKKIFSLKLNQGGWIYIDSLIAMIILSVALIALLITYQQSTSSTVHAKTYSQAALLAQSELEKLTNVEENLHSNDLLNEEVEREIDGVKYKLFTIWTKPSLEQAENIYQCEVKVQWRAPIAKTDSILSMVSYFEIQR; encoded by the coding sequence ATGCAAAAAAAGATTTTTTCTTTAAAGTTAAATCAAGGTGGGTGGATTTATATTGATTCGTTAATTGCAATGATTATACTATCTGTTGCTTTGATTGCGCTATTAATCACTTATCAACAATCGACTTCTTCCACTGTTCATGCGAAAACCTATAGTCAGGCAGCTTTATTAGCGCAAAGTGAACTTGAAAAGTTGACAAACGTAGAAGAAAACTTACATAGCAATGATTTACTTAATGAAGAAGTTGAAAGGGAAATTGATGGGGTAAAATATAAACTTTTTACTATATGGACGAAGCCATCTTTAGAACAAGCGGAAAACATTTATCAGTGCGAAGTGAAGGTACAATGGCGTGCACCAATTGCAAAAACAGACTCGATCCTATCGATGGTGAGTTATTTTGAAATACAGCGATGA
- the groL gene encoding chaperonin GroEL (60 kDa chaperone family; promotes refolding of misfolded polypeptides especially under stressful conditions; forms two stacked rings of heptamers to form a barrel-shaped 14mer; ends can be capped by GroES; misfolded proteins enter the barrel where they are refolded when GroES binds) codes for MAKQILFDEEARRALEKGVDALANAVKVTLGPKGRNVVLDKKFGAPTITNDGVTIARDIELEDPFENMGAQLVKEVATKTNDVAGDGTTTATLLAQAMIHEGMRNVAAGANPMIIRKGIEKAVTALVGEIKNNAHKVEGKDAIAQVASISAADDEIGKLIAEAMEKVGKDGVITVEESKGMGTSLSVVEGMQFDRGYISPYMVTDTDKMEAVFNDPYILITDRKISAIADILPVLEKVVQQGKELVIIAEDVEGEALATLVVNKLRGTFKALAVKAPGFGDRRKAMLEDLAVLTGASVITEELGRKLDSVELEDLGRARQVRANKEETTVVDGAGDASQIKARVEQIKVQIQDTTSDFDREKLQERLAKLAGGVAVIEVGAATEVELKEKKLRIEDALNATRAAVEEGIVAGGGTTFIDILPVLDTIEVTGDVKTGVLIVKRAIEEPVRQIANNAGLEGSVVVENVKKSGKGIGFNALTEEYIDMIAAGIVDPAKVTRSALQNAASIAAMVLTTETLVADKPEKDNGASAAAAMAGMGGMGGGMGMM; via the coding sequence ATGGCAAAACAAATTTTGTTTGATGAAGAAGCTCGCCGTGCATTGGAAAAAGGTGTAGATGCTTTAGCCAATGCGGTAAAAGTAACTTTAGGACCTAAAGGTCGTAACGTTGTACTGGACAAAAAGTTTGGTGCTCCAACAATTACAAATGATGGTGTTACGATTGCTCGTGATATCGAATTAGAAGACCCATTTGAAAACATGGGTGCACAATTAGTGAAAGAAGTTGCAACAAAAACAAATGATGTTGCTGGTGATGGTACAACAACTGCAACTTTACTTGCACAAGCAATGATTCATGAGGGTATGCGTAATGTTGCTGCTGGTGCTAATCCGATGATTATCAGAAAAGGTATCGAAAAAGCAGTAACTGCATTAGTTGGTGAAATCAAAAATAATGCACATAAAGTAGAAGGTAAAGATGCGATTGCTCAAGTTGCTTCTATTTCAGCTGCCGATGATGAAATTGGTAAATTAATTGCTGAAGCTATGGAAAAAGTGGGTAAAGACGGTGTTATCACTGTTGAAGAGTCCAAAGGTATGGGCACTAGCCTTTCCGTAGTAGAAGGTATGCAATTTGATCGTGGATATATTTCTCCATACATGGTAACAGATACTGATAAAATGGAAGCTGTATTCAATGATCCATATATCTTAATTACAGATCGTAAAATTTCTGCAATTGCTGATATCTTACCTGTACTTGAAAAAGTTGTACAACAAGGTAAAGAATTAGTAATTATTGCTGAGGATGTTGAAGGCGAAGCTCTTGCAACATTAGTTGTAAACAAACTTCGTGGTACATTTAAAGCTTTAGCAGTGAAAGCACCTGGTTTCGGTGATCGCCGTAAAGCTATGCTTGAAGATTTAGCTGTTTTAACTGGTGCAAGTGTAATTACAGAAGAATTAGGACGTAAATTAGACAGTGTAGAGCTTGAAGATCTAGGTCGCGCTCGTCAAGTACGTGCGAATAAAGAAGAAACTACTGTAGTTGATGGTGCTGGTGATGCTAGTCAAATCAAAGCGCGTGTAGAGCAAATCAAAGTTCAAATCCAAGATACTACTTCTGATTTTGATAGAGAAAAACTTCAAGAACGTCTTGCTAAATTAGCTGGCGGTGTAGCTGTTATCGAAGTTGGTGCAGCTACCGAAGTAGAATTAAAAGAAAAGAAACTTCGTATTGAAGATGCATTAAATGCAACTCGTGCTGCAGTTGAAGAAGGTATTGTAGCTGGTGGTGGTACTACATTTATCGATATTCTTCCTGTACTTGACACAATTGAAGTAACTGGCGATGTAAAAACTGGTGTATTAATTGTAAAACGTGCAATTGAAGAACCTGTTCGCCAAATTGCAAACAATGCAGGTCTTGAAGGCTCTGTTGTCGTTGAAAACGTGAAAAAATCTGGTAAAGGCATTGGATTCAATGCTTTAACTGAAGAATATATCGATATGATTGCTGCTGGTATCGTAGATCCAGCGAAAGTAACTCGTTCAGCACTTCAAAATGCTGCTAGTATCGCTGCTATGGTTCTTACTACAGAAACTTTAGTTGCTGATAAACCAGAAAAAGATAATGGTGCTTCTGCCGCTGCTGCTATGGCTGGCATGGGCGGCATGGGTGGTGGCATGGGAATGATGTAA
- a CDS encoding YeiH family protein — MNIRLLKGIGFTLIFAIPAWFLGNQFPIIGGPVFGILLGIIAASFKRPESVEPGIKFTGKKILQWSIILLGFEMNLYNVFAVGAQSLSVMIFTLLTAFITAYIFGKLLNLDGNTTTLIGVGTAICGGSAIAATAPVIGAKEKEVAFSISTIFLFNILAVFIFPFFGHLFNFTDAGFGMWAGTAINDTSSVVAAGYSYSQAAGDYATIVKLTRALMIVPITIILAIFISRKNAKSGNFSIARVFPWFILWFVVASIVNTTGFLPGEVSKFLGNTGKFFIILAMSAIGLNTNIRQLLGNGIRLIILGLICWIAVAIVSLIVQYSIGLI, encoded by the coding sequence ATGAATATCCGCTTATTAAAAGGCATTGGATTCACACTTATTTTTGCAATTCCTGCTTGGTTTTTAGGCAACCAATTCCCAATCATTGGCGGCCCCGTGTTTGGGATTTTATTAGGAATAATCGCTGCATCATTTAAGCGACCTGAATCAGTTGAACCAGGCATTAAATTTACAGGGAAAAAAATCTTACAATGGTCAATTATTTTACTTGGATTTGAAATGAATTTATATAATGTTTTTGCTGTTGGAGCACAGTCTTTATCCGTAATGATTTTCACCCTGCTCACTGCATTTATCACGGCTTATATCTTTGGTAAACTATTGAACCTAGACGGCAATACAACAACTTTAATCGGTGTTGGTACTGCAATTTGCGGTGGTTCTGCCATCGCTGCAACAGCGCCAGTTATCGGTGCAAAAGAAAAGGAAGTTGCTTTTTCCATATCAACTATTTTTCTTTTTAATATTTTAGCTGTTTTTATCTTTCCATTCTTTGGACATCTATTTAACTTTACAGATGCTGGTTTTGGCATGTGGGCTGGCACAGCAATTAATGATACCTCTTCAGTTGTTGCTGCTGGGTACTCCTACAGCCAAGCTGCTGGCGATTATGCGACCATCGTTAAATTGACGAGAGCGCTAATGATTGTGCCAATTACAATCATTCTCGCAATTTTTATTTCTCGTAAAAACGCAAAATCAGGTAACTTTAGCATTGCGAGAGTTTTTCCTTGGTTTATCCTTTGGTTCGTAGTAGCATCAATTGTAAATACCACTGGATTTTTACCTGGGGAAGTAAGTAAATTTTTAGGGAACACCGGGAAATTTTTCATCATCTTAGCAATGAGTGCAATCGGATTAAATACTAATATTCGTCAACTATTAGGCAATGGCATACGACTGATTATCCTCGGTCTCATTTGCTGGATTGCTGTTGCTATAGTTTCACTTATCGTTCAATATAGTATCGGTCTAATTTAA
- the tsaD gene encoding tRNA (adenosine(37)-N6)-threonylcarbamoyltransferase complex transferase subunit TsaD has translation MEERCLTLAIETSCDETSAAVLVNGREILANIISSQVPVHQKFGGVVPEIASRKHIENVIPVVDACLKEANVKLEDINHIGVTYGPGLVGALLVGVAAAKSLSYILDVPLIGVNHLEGHIFANFLAHPELKPPFVALVVSGGHTSLVHVKDYNDFELIGQTRDDAAGEAFDKVARVMGLPYPGGPQIDRLAKAGNPEAIDFPQALHEKGNFEFSFSGLKSAVLNYLNSAKQKGEEINQADVAASFQRAVIEVLVHKALQAVKSVGVNTLVLAGGVAANSALRERLNNECEKTNIEFCYPTPILCTDNAAMIGCRAYYQSRLKEYSDLYLNAVPSLKLTSKVQAG, from the coding sequence ATAGAAGAAAGATGTTTAACTTTAGCAATTGAAACAAGTTGTGATGAGACATCCGCGGCAGTATTAGTAAACGGACGCGAAATTTTAGCGAATATTATTTCATCTCAAGTACCTGTGCATCAAAAGTTTGGCGGAGTCGTACCTGAAATTGCATCAAGAAAACATATTGAAAATGTAATTCCTGTTGTTGATGCTTGTTTGAAGGAAGCAAATGTTAAACTTGAAGACATTAATCATATCGGAGTTACCTATGGACCTGGATTAGTCGGAGCTTTATTGGTCGGGGTTGCAGCTGCAAAATCTTTATCGTATATATTAGACGTACCTTTAATTGGGGTAAATCATTTAGAAGGACATATTTTTGCTAACTTTCTTGCACATCCGGAATTAAAGCCTCCTTTTGTGGCACTTGTTGTATCTGGAGGACATACTTCGCTTGTTCATGTTAAAGACTATAATGATTTTGAGCTAATTGGGCAGACACGTGATGATGCAGCAGGCGAAGCTTTCGATAAAGTAGCGAGAGTTATGGGATTGCCATATCCGGGCGGTCCACAAATTGATCGATTGGCAAAAGCGGGGAACCCGGAAGCGATTGATTTTCCGCAAGCCTTACACGAAAAAGGGAACTTTGAATTTAGTTTTAGTGGGTTAAAATCAGCGGTATTAAATTATCTGAACAGTGCAAAACAAAAAGGAGAAGAAATCAATCAAGCCGATGTTGCAGCAAGTTTCCAACGCGCTGTTATTGAGGTACTTGTTCATAAGGCGTTGCAGGCGGTAAAAAGTGTTGGTGTGAATACGCTAGTGTTAGCTGGTGGCGTTGCAGCCAATAGTGCACTTAGAGAACGATTAAATAATGAATGTGAAAAGACTAATATAGAGTTTTGTTACCCTACACCTATTCTTTGTACGGATAATGCGGCAATGATTGGCTGTAGAGCATATTATCAAAGTAGATTAAAAGAGTATTCGGATTTATATTTGAATGCTGTACCTAGTTTGAAACTAACGAGTAAAGTGCAGGCGGGATAA
- a CDS encoding PilW family protein: MRKKDAQRGFSLIEVMIGIAIMVIIFAGITNVFRSLMTSQEYTFTQNSNMQDANAVMKLIQREVQKSKEIVQPIKDEEATDFLEYYTEEKNEKGEVRDILNRIFIEGDAVVWQHGETKQLLAIHRVIASEDLTKNSLRFQNISTNSDRSLIEVHVLLKDVEKKNTTEAAAVHLEAQISTR, encoded by the coding sequence ATGAGAAAAAAGGATGCGCAAAGGGGTTTTTCGCTTATCGAAGTAATGATTGGGATTGCGATTATGGTAATTATTTTTGCTGGAATTACCAATGTATTTAGAAGTTTAATGACCAGTCAGGAATATACCTTTACACAAAATAGCAATATGCAAGATGCTAATGCGGTGATGAAGTTAATTCAACGTGAAGTTCAAAAAAGCAAAGAAATTGTACAGCCAATAAAGGATGAGGAAGCAACCGATTTTTTGGAATATTATACGGAGGAAAAAAATGAGAAAGGGGAGGTTAGGGACATTTTAAATCGGATTTTTATTGAGGGAGATGCCGTTGTATGGCAGCATGGAGAAACAAAGCAACTGCTTGCAATCCATCGGGTAATCGCAAGTGAAGATTTAACAAAGAATTCGTTGCGGTTTCAAAATATTTCTACCAATTCGGATAGAAGTTTAATTGAAGTACATGTGTTATTGAAAGATGTGGAAAAGAAAAATACAACTGAAGCAGCTGCGGTTCACTTAGAAGCACAGATTTCTACACGGTAA
- a CDS encoding LysR family transcriptional regulator, with amino-acid sequence MTLRHLQIFICVCDELSMTKTAEKLHMTQPSVSQAIHEIEDHYKVRLFERLGRNLFITDAGNNLLTYARHFVNLSTEIENAMQKFGKQYMIRIGASVTIGECVLIDLIKKLHIEYPEYQIKSEIHNTRVLEKMVLSDKLDIALVEGKIKSEYLIADAFLDDELVFIASPDLELMKKDKIEIADIEKMNFFVREEGSGTRNLFDQVMESKEIKCNIVGVYNNADTIKKAVLAGLGISVISRCAVRNEIKSGELSEFKMKNINFKRKFHIVYHKNKYLSQGIKNIMEICKKMSE; translated from the coding sequence TTGACTTTAAGACATTTACAAATTTTTATTTGTGTTTGCGATGAACTTAGTATGACTAAAACAGCAGAAAAATTACATATGACTCAGCCATCTGTTAGCCAAGCCATTCATGAAATTGAAGATCATTATAAGGTTCGTTTGTTTGAGAGATTAGGCAGGAATTTATTTATTACGGATGCCGGAAATAATTTATTAACTTATGCACGGCATTTTGTTAATTTAAGTACAGAGATTGAAAATGCTATGCAAAAGTTTGGCAAGCAGTATATGATAAGAATTGGTGCAAGTGTTACAATTGGTGAATGTGTATTAATAGATTTAATAAAAAAACTACATATAGAATATCCAGAATATCAAATAAAATCCGAAATTCATAATACGAGAGTTTTAGAAAAAATGGTACTAAGTGATAAACTCGATATCGCTTTAGTAGAAGGGAAAATAAAATCAGAATATTTGATTGCTGATGCATTTTTGGATGACGAACTGGTTTTTATTGCATCTCCTGATTTAGAATTGATGAAAAAAGATAAGATTGAAATAGCTGATATAGAAAAGATGAATTTCTTTGTAAGAGAGGAAGGAAGCGGGACGCGAAACTTATTTGATCAAGTTATGGAAAGCAAAGAAATAAAATGTAACATTGTAGGTGTTTATAATAATGCAGATACAATAAAAAAAGCGGTTTTGGCGGGATTAGGTATAAGTGTAATTTCTAGATGTGCTGTTCGTAATGAAATTAAAAGCGGAGAACTTTCTGAGTTTAAGATGAAAAATATTAATTTTAAACGGAAGTTTCATATCGTGTATCATAAGAATAAATATTTATCTCAAGGAATTAAAAATATTATGGAAATTTGCAAAAAAATGAGTGAATGA
- a CDS encoding ANTAR domain-containing response regulator yields the protein MESLRIVIADNESIIRMDLKEILEEAGHEVIGEATDGIKAIDLTRKYKPDLIIMDIKMPEMDGITAAKTIANEKLAPVLLLTAFSQKEIVDRAKDSGVLAYLVKPVKESNLFPAMEIAISRFREIAQLEQELDDVKNSLEMRKLLDRAKGILMDAYGINESEAYRRIQQYSMAKRKTIKEVAKSIIDSVLKKNR from the coding sequence ATGGAGAGTTTACGAATTGTAATTGCCGATAATGAATCTATTATTCGCATGGATTTAAAAGAAATTCTTGAGGAAGCTGGACATGAGGTTATTGGAGAGGCTACAGACGGGATAAAAGCGATTGATCTTACTCGTAAATATAAACCGGATTTAATTATTATGGATATAAAAATGCCAGAGATGGATGGAATTACAGCGGCGAAAACGATCGCAAATGAAAAACTTGCACCCGTACTCTTACTTACGGCTTTTAGCCAAAAAGAAATTGTTGATCGTGCCAAAGATTCGGGTGTTTTAGCATATCTAGTGAAACCAGTAAAAGAAAGTAATCTTTTTCCGGCGATGGAGATTGCAATTTCAAGATTTCGTGAAATTGCTCAATTAGAGCAAGAATTAGATGATGTTAAAAACTCTTTAGAGATGCGAAAGCTGCTTGATCGTGCAAAAGGCATACTAATGGATGCGTATGGAATTAATGAAAGTGAGGCATATAGAAGAATTCAGCAATATAGTATGGCGAAAAGAAAAACGATTAAGGAAGTAGCAAAATCAATTATAGATTCAGTTTTGAAAAAAAATAGATAG
- the groES gene encoding co-chaperone GroES: protein MIKPLGDRVVIEVVAGDMKTASGIVLPDSAKEKPQEGKVLAVGTGKVLDNGQRVALDVKVGDKVIFSKYAGTEVKAQGQDYLIVSERDILAIVE, encoded by the coding sequence ATGATTAAGCCATTAGGCGACAGAGTTGTTATCGAAGTTGTAGCAGGAGATATGAAAACTGCAAGTGGTATCGTATTGCCTGATAGTGCAAAAGAAAAACCACAAGAAGGTAAAGTATTAGCTGTTGGTACTGGTAAAGTATTAGATAATGGTCAACGTGTAGCATTAGATGTTAAAGTTGGCGATAAAGTTATCTTCTCTAAATATGCTGGAACAGAAGTGAAAGCACAAGGACAAGATTATTTAATCGTTAGCGAAAGAGACATTTTAGCTATTGTTGAATAA
- a CDS encoding histidine kinase N-terminal domain-containing protein yields the protein MNSIIDMCHMMTTLSVVQMDILDKLHSVYPIVADIAHAQLTVYVKSSEVKNLLVISQIKPNTNFSQYRANNKLESQVRIAEEPLVWHTLSTGETLQGKREWAWGLMMDMYTYPIYDYYGKIIACVSFETNWKDLKIKGYNYLLETAYAIISNASFPIDYELYRSLSASDGIVITDKHSKITFANTAARSIYKVLGVGEMVGHHMFDREITMHIKKETTLVQRPHEKELEIGNLVLIQRSIPIYENQRLFRTVIIVSDVTELKKKEKELIIKSAVIQEIHHRVKNNLQTIASLLRLQSRRTNSPEVKAALKESVNRILSISVVHEFLSQQDAEIIDVVEVAKNILDLVMQNMLEPDFKLETKFKGETIILPSEHASSLALVMNELIQNSIEHGFIGCNEGVIGLNIVRESDNYLIDLYDNGTGLPETFQKHASKSLGLQIVRTLIEDDLGGTFELYSDKGTHARINIPRKMGGGR from the coding sequence GTGAACTCTATTATAGATATGTGCCATATGATGACGACATTATCAGTTGTGCAAATGGATATTTTAGATAAACTACATAGTGTATATCCGATTGTTGCAGATATTGCCCATGCACAGCTTACTGTTTATGTAAAATCGTCGGAAGTAAAGAACCTATTAGTTATTTCTCAAATCAAACCTAATACGAATTTTAGTCAATATCGCGCTAATAATAAACTTGAATCTCAGGTAAGAATTGCTGAGGAGCCATTAGTTTGGCATACGTTGTCTACTGGTGAAACACTGCAAGGAAAACGTGAATGGGCTTGGGGTCTCATGATGGATATGTATACCTACCCGATTTATGATTATTATGGAAAGATTATTGCATGTGTAAGTTTTGAGACAAATTGGAAGGATTTAAAAATTAAAGGATATAATTACTTATTAGAAACTGCTTATGCAATTATATCAAATGCAAGTTTTCCGATAGATTATGAATTATACCGTTCTTTGTCGGCGAGTGATGGAATTGTCATTACAGATAAGCATAGTAAGATTACATTTGCTAATACCGCAGCAAGAAGTATCTATAAAGTCCTTGGTGTAGGTGAAATGGTAGGACATCATATGTTTGATCGCGAAATTACGATGCATATAAAAAAAGAAACGACACTTGTTCAAAGACCGCATGAAAAGGAATTAGAAATTGGGAACCTAGTTTTAATTCAAAGAAGTATACCAATTTATGAAAATCAGAGATTATTTAGGACAGTTATTATTGTTTCTGATGTTACGGAATTAAAAAAGAAAGAAAAAGAATTAATTATAAAATCTGCGGTTATTCAAGAAATTCATCATCGTGTAAAAAATAATTTGCAAACGATAGCTAGTTTATTGAGATTGCAATCAAGAAGGACAAATTCACCGGAAGTAAAGGCTGCCTTGAAAGAAAGTGTGAATCGTATTTTGAGCATTTCTGTTGTCCATGAATTTCTATCTCAGCAAGATGCTGAAATTATTGATGTAGTTGAAGTAGCAAAAAATATTCTTGATTTAGTTATGCAGAATATGCTCGAACCGGACTTTAAGCTCGAAACAAAATTTAAAGGGGAAACGATTATTTTACCATCTGAACATGCTAGTAGTTTAGCGCTAGTAATGAATGAACTTATACAGAACTCTATTGAGCATGGATTTATTGGTTGTAATGAAGGTGTTATTGGACTTAATATTGTCAGAGAAAGCGATAATTATCTTATTGACTTATATGATAATGGGACAGGATTGCCGGAAACCTTTCAAAAACATGCATCAAAAAGTTTAGGACTGCAAATTGTCCGCACATTAATTGAAGATGACTTAGGTGGGACATTTGAACTTTACAGTGATAAAGGAACACATGCGCGCATAAATATTCCAAGAAAAATGGGAGGGGGCAGGTAA
- the rimI gene encoding ribosomal protein S18-alanine N-acetyltransferase — protein sequence MSEVVFRKMIVDDIDAVFEIETTSFSHPWSRQSFCDEMENERALYIVAVAEDKPIAYMGTWLIFDEAHVTNVAVLPQYRRLGIGQKLLRHMIDILKHKGICSMTLEVRESNFPAQAMYQKLGFEAAGIRKNYYEDTKENAIIMWLNDIG from the coding sequence ATGAGTGAAGTTGTTTTTCGTAAAATGATCGTCGATGATATCGATGCTGTTTTTGAAATTGAAACTACATCTTTTTCACATCCGTGGTCAAGACAATCTTTTTGTGATGAGATGGAAAATGAGCGTGCTTTATACATAGTTGCAGTAGCAGAAGATAAGCCAATTGCTTATATGGGAACATGGCTTATCTTTGACGAAGCACATGTTACAAATGTAGCGGTTTTACCTCAGTATCGTCGTTTGGGGATTGGGCAAAAGCTACTAAGGCATATGATTGATATCCTAAAACACAAGGGAATATGTAGTATGACCTTAGAAGTGCGCGAATCGAATTTCCCAGCTCAGGCAATGTATCAAAAGCTTGGCTTTGAAGCAGCTGGAATAAGAAAGAATTACTATGAAGATACAAAAGAAAATGCCATTATCATGTGGCTTAATGATATAGGATAA